A segment of the Thermus caldifontis genome:
TCAGGAACTCCGTGAACTCCTCGGAGAGGACCAGCTTGTCCAGGATCTCCTCGGCCTCCCTGTAGCGGCCAGCCTCCCGCCCTCCCAGCTTGGCCAGCTCCTCTTCCTTGATCCTTTGGTAAAGCTCAGGGGTGACCGTGCGTCCGTCCTCCAAGGTGGCCTTCCGGTGCACCCACTGCCAAAGCTGGGCCCTGCTGATCTCAGCGGTGGCGGCATCCTCCATGAGGTTGAAGATGGCGGCGGCCCCGTTGCCCAGAAGCCACTGGTTCAGGTACTGGAGGGCCACGGAGATGTTGTTGCGAAGGCCTCCCTCCGTCACCTTGCCCCCCGGGACCTCGAAGTTCAGGAGGTCCTCCGCCCTCACCTGGACGTCCTCCCGCTGCACGTGCTTCTGGTGGGGCCTATCCCCCAGGTACCGGTCAAAGACCTCCTGGGCCACAGGCACCAGGTCGGGGTGGGCCACCCAGGTGCCGTCAAAGCCCTGGGAGGCCTCCCGCTCCTTGTCGGCCCGCACCTGCTGGAAGGCCCTTTCGTTCACCTCAGGATCCTTGCGGCTGGGGATGAAGGCGGCCATCCCCCCGATGGCGTGGGCCCCGTGGATGTGGCAGGACTTCACCAGAAGCTCGGTGTAGGCCTTCATGAAGGGAACGGTCATGGTGACCTGGGCTCGGTCGGGGAAGATGGGGGCGGTGGTGGCGAACTTCTTGATGCAGCTGAAGATGTAGTCCCAGCGGCCAGCGTTGAGCCCGGCGGCGTGCTCCTTAAGCTCGTAAAGGATTTCCTCCATTTCAAAGGCCGCCAGGATGGTTTCGATGAGCACCGTGGCCCGGATGGTACCCCGGGGGAGGCCCAGGTAGTCCTGGGCGAAGTGGAAAACCTGGTTCCAAAGGCGGGCCTCCAGGTGGCTTTCCAGCTTGGGCAGGTAGAAGTAGGGGCCGCTACCCCGCCTTAGGAGCTCGTGGGCGTTGTGGAAGAAGTAGAGGCCAAAGTCAAAGAGGCTGGCCGAGATGGGCTCCCCGTCCACCCGCACGTGCTTTTCCACCAGGTGCCAGCCTCGAGGCCGGACAAGGAGGGTGGCCACCTTTTCCTTGAGCTTGTACTCCTTTCCCTCGGGGCTTATGAAGTCAATCTGCCGGCGGACGGCATCGTAGAGGTTCTTCTGCCCTTGGATCACATTGTCCCAGGTGGGGGAAAGGGCGTCCTCAAAGTCCGCCATGAAGACCTTGGCCCCGGAGTTCAGGGCGTTGACGATCATCTTGCGGTCCACGGGACCGGTGATCTCCACCCGGCGGTCCTGGAGATCGGGTGGGGCCTCGGCCACCCGCCAGGACCCGCCCCGCACGAAGGCGGTCTCCTCGAGGAAGTCCGGCTTTTCCCCGGCCTTATACCGTTCCCAAAGGGTTTTCCTGCGCTCCAAAAGCGCCTTGCGCACGGGGTTGAACTCCCGGTGCAGGGCCACCACGAACCTCAAGGCCTCTTCCGTGAGCACCTCGCCTAAGAGGGGATGGTCTTTAAGGATCTCCACGCCCTTCATGGTGGCTTGAGCCTACGGGAGGGGATGCCGATTTGTCAAGAAGCAAAACGATTTTTTGATTATTGAAAAACCGGCCGAGGGGTGCTAGCCTGAGGCCCATGCCACGACCCAGGAGGAAAGGAGCCGAGGAGGTGAAGACCTTGGAGCGGGGTCTGATGGTGCTCCAGGCTCTGGGGGAGCTGAGGGAGGCCGGGCTTTCCCCCCTGGCAGAGCGGACGGGGCTTAGCAAGAGCACCCTTTACCGCCTCCTCCAGACCCTGGTCCGCCACGGCTTCGTGGAGGAGGAAAAGGGGGTTTACCGGGTGGGCCCCAAGGCCTTTGCCGTGGGCCAGGTCTATCCGAGGCAGAACCTGCTTCTTGCGGTGCGCCCGGAGATGGAGGCCCTGGCGGCGGAAACGGGGGAGAGCGTGAACCTGGCGGTGCTGGCGGGGAGGGAGGCCCTTTACCTGGACCAGGCGGAGGGAAGCAGGTTGGTCCGCCTCTTCACCGCTCCCGGTTCCCGGGCTCCCCTGCACGCCACCGGGGTAGGGA
Coding sequences within it:
- the aceB gene encoding malate synthase A, with product MKGVEILKDHPLLGEVLTEEALRFVVALHREFNPVRKALLERRKTLWERYKAGEKPDFLEETAFVRGGSWRVAEAPPDLQDRRVEITGPVDRKMIVNALNSGAKVFMADFEDALSPTWDNVIQGQKNLYDAVRRQIDFISPEGKEYKLKEKVATLLVRPRGWHLVEKHVRVDGEPISASLFDFGLYFFHNAHELLRRGSGPYFYLPKLESHLEARLWNQVFHFAQDYLGLPRGTIRATVLIETILAAFEMEEILYELKEHAAGLNAGRWDYIFSCIKKFATTAPIFPDRAQVTMTVPFMKAYTELLVKSCHIHGAHAIGGMAAFIPSRKDPEVNERAFQQVRADKEREASQGFDGTWVAHPDLVPVAQEVFDRYLGDRPHQKHVQREDVQVRAEDLLNFEVPGGKVTEGGLRNNISVALQYLNQWLLGNGAAAIFNLMEDAATAEISRAQLWQWVHRKATLEDGRTVTPELYQRIKEEELAKLGGREAGRYREAEEILDKLVLSEEFTEFLTLVAYEYLD
- a CDS encoding IclR family transcriptional regulator — translated: MPRPRRKGAEEVKTLERGLMVLQALGELREAGLSPLAERTGLSKSTLYRLLQTLVRHGFVEEEKGVYRVGPKAFAVGQVYPRQNLLLAVRPEMEALAAETGESVNLAVLAGREALYLDQAEGSRLVRLFTAPGSRAPLHATGVGKVLLAFRGIPEGLSLTPYTPYTLTRLEDLRRELEAVRQRGYALDNEEKELGVRCVAAPIFGPGGEVVAALSLSAPASRLSLEEAHRLAPRVVEAARRASLRLGFVPAL